From Candidatus Neomarinimicrobiota bacterium, the proteins below share one genomic window:
- a CDS encoding 1-acyl-sn-glycerol-3-phosphate acyltransferase, with product MLKTLISLLLWPLVGIIFILFFSFYLLLLLFIPVKKLHPIVKGGSKLMMFCAGQKLNVKGTPPKKTGEPYLYLFNHESMFDHFMLVSAVDHYISGVGKESQFSWPIWGFLIKKYGAIPIQRSNLTSAIESLSLAEKEIKKGISFIISPEGTRTLSGSMGPFKKGAFHVAKNTGVTIIPTGIIGAYKAKKKYDWHLYPGTLTVNFGDPIYSGDYKDLTVENLRDLVKEKITNLIS from the coding sequence ATGTTGAAGACTCTTATTTCTCTTTTACTTTGGCCGTTGGTAGGAATAATATTTATTCTGTTTTTTTCATTTTATTTGCTCCTTCTGCTTTTCATCCCAGTAAAAAAACTGCATCCAATAGTAAAAGGCGGCTCAAAATTAATGATGTTTTGTGCCGGCCAAAAATTAAATGTTAAAGGGACCCCCCCCAAAAAAACAGGGGAACCTTATCTTTATTTATTTAATCATGAATCCATGTTCGATCATTTTATGTTGGTAAGCGCAGTGGATCATTATATCTCTGGTGTTGGAAAAGAGTCTCAGTTTTCTTGGCCGATTTGGGGTTTTTTGATTAAAAAATATGGTGCAATACCCATTCAAAGGTCCAATTTGACTAGCGCAATTGAAAGTTTAAGTCTAGCGGAAAAAGAAATAAAAAAAGGAATTTCATTTATTATTTCACCAGAAGGAACAAGAACGTTAAGTGGATCAATGGGTCCCTTCAAAAAAGGAGCTTTTCATGTCGCTAAAAATACTGGCGTAACTATTATCCCAACGGGGATTATTGGCGCATATAAAGCAAAGAAAAAATATGATTGGCATTTATACCCCGGAACTTTAACTGTGAATTTTGGTGATCCTATATATTCAGGTGATTACAAAGATTTAACAGTTGAAAACCTAAGAGATCTTGTAAAAGAAAAAATAACTAACCTGATTTCCTAA